From Domibacillus sp. DTU_2020_1001157_1_SI_ALB_TIR_016, a single genomic window includes:
- a CDS encoding IDEAL domain-containing protein has product MEIGEWKKAKIGEVTVIGYVSRIDYYESQIEIAIVGRIKNGIMKWGTPTRLLFREHRLEPLGTLLDDIQDKTALIDLALMTKDRKWFEELTGGLKNGIPRSSKSATMDT; this is encoded by the coding sequence TTGGAGATCGGAGAGTGGAAAAAAGCCAAAATTGGGGAGGTTACAGTCATCGGATACGTCAGTCGAATTGATTATTACGAAAGTCAAATTGAGATAGCGATAGTGGGCAGAATCAAAAACGGCATAATGAAATGGGGAACGCCAACAAGGTTGCTATTTAGGGAGCATCGTCTAGAACCCCTTGGCACACTGCTGGATGATATTCAGGATAAAACAGCACTCATTGATCTAGCACTTATGACAAAGGACAGGAAATGGTTTGAAGAATTGACGGGAGGATTAAAAAACGGCATACCAAGGAGTAGTAAGAGTGCAACAATGGACACCTGA